The genomic region GAGCAGTCCTTGGAGAGGGGGTACTCACACCCTTTCTACAAATGTCCATCTAGTCCCTCTCACAAACGACACTACCCATAATCCCCTAGGTCCCAGAGCCCTCTGTCTCCCCACAGTCTACCCCCGGGGAGATACTggaagagtgtgagagagagcgagttgACCCCCCATCTCTGTGTCCCGAGTCCTCTGTCCTACATGGAGCAGAACTGGGGCTGTGGCATGCCTGTTCCTCCTcatgcccctctctccctttcccctgcCCCTCCACCAGACCCTGCAGGTATTTAATATGACGAATCGCTGCCCTGAGTGTCTCCACTTTACTGAGCCTCTTCTCACTGGCGCCACCTGGCAGATGGTCCCTAAGCTTGGCATAGCCCTGGTTCACACACTTTACCCTCTGACGCTCCCGCTCGTTCCTCTTCTGTAGAAACGCCGGCTCGAAGGGGCATTCATACACCCCGAAGCGCCCATGGTGGAAGGGAGATAAGTATGGGAGCAGGGTGGGGCCTCGGGGGCCCCGGAACGAGGCATCATAGAGGCTTCGGGGATCCATGGTGGTGGGGTAGAGGAGTAAGGGCACGGTGTGGGCCAGAGGGTCAGAGTGGAGGTGGTGGGAATGGGAGTGGGTGCGGTTCTCAGAGTGGCTACTAGAGGGAGACAGTCTGTATGGCAGGATGCTGCCTCTGTTAAGGTAAGTGGGCCGCTGATCTACGAAT from Oncorhynchus kisutch isolate 150728-3 linkage group LG5, Okis_V2, whole genome shotgun sequence harbors:
- the LOC116374227 gene encoding achaete-scute homolog 5-like is translated as MSAAFSHPFVDQRPTYLNRGSILPYRLSPSSSHSENRTHSHSHHLHSDPLAHTVPLLLYPTTMDPRSLYDASFRGPRGPTLLPYLSPFHHGRFGVYECPFEPAFLQKRNERERQRVKCVNQGYAKLRDHLPGGASEKRLSKVETLRAAIRHIKYLQGLVEGQGKGREGHEEEQACHSPSSAPCRTEDSGHRDGGSTRSLSHSSSISPGVDCGETEGSGT